The genome window TAGGCTGAGGAGATTATTCATGGGTGCTCTGTGGCATTTTGCATTgtcatctctttctctttctcctccctgcagcaTTCAACCTGTCTATGGAGCACAGCATCCTCCCCTGGATCCCCGGCTCACCAAAAAGTGAGTGTTCATGCCCTGCAGACAGgccacagagcctggcaggtGTCTCCCTCAGTCCTGCAGTAGGTGGAGGTCTCCATCATCCTCTGGCACTGTGATGTTCCAGTGGAGAAGGGCAGCAACGGTGTGCAGGGCTGTCCTGAGCTCTCTGACAGTTTGCAGGGAAAGTTTATCTGCTGGCTCTCCTTATGGCCAGCGATCCATATTGTAGCAGCCCCATCAAAGCAGACAGGAAGGATCTGATCTGCCTCCTGTCTCTAGCTTGTTCTGTGTAGCGGTGAAGGTTCCCTCTTCTGTGATGCTGCAGGTGCTGGACTTTGATTCCTGTAGCTTAGAGCTGAGTGTGAGGGCTCCTCCTGTGCCTGAGGAAGGAGCCAGGCTGGTGTGTCTGCTGGGAGCCACTGCAGCCGTGTCAGGAGTGGCCAGGAGCACAGCCCAGCCTTGACTCCCCTCCAGCATGCCTCTGCCCAGGTCACAAGATAGATTCTGGGTGTTTCTGCCAGTTTTCTCTATGGCAGggtgggaggcagagctggaggagtCGTACATCTCTCCTTTGCCCTCTGAGCTGGGAAGCCTGGCAGCACTCCAGCTGGCACTGTGGCCTCTGTGCCCTGCCACCCTGCCAGCTCAGGCTCTGCCTCCCAGCAGCGGGCAGCTCAGACTCAAGGTATTCCTTGGGTTTAGGAGGAGGAAAAAGCGACTGGCTGATTGAATTGAGGGCatagggaaggaaagaaactggaatcACCTGGCAGCTTTGCTCTGATACTGTTTCTCTCTGGCTCTCAGCTTCATCAAGGACCGCTCCAAGGCCAACGCGCTGCCTCTGAAGAGCAAGAAGGCCTCCAGCTTTCATGAGTTCGCCCGTAACACCAGTGACGCCTGGGACATCGGTGATGATGAAGATGAGgacttctcctcctcctcttcttctttgCAAACCCTGAACTCTAAAGTGGCCAAGGCCACGGCAGCCCAGGTGCTGGAGAACCACAGCAAGCTGCGAGTGAAACccgagcgggccccggctgctCTCAGCAGCATGCCCACCAACTgcaaggtcatcaagtccagcaGCGAGGCCCAGCTCTCCAGAACATCTGGTAAGAGCCAGCATCAGGAGCAGCCTCCTGGTTGCCCACTGAACTCAACCACTTGCTGTTGCTCACGTGTTATGGGTTAGAGGCTGTGGTGCAGCTGTCAGCTCCGTGTAGTATCCTGCACCCCAAGGAGCCGTTTGTGGAGTCCTGGCCTCAATGCTTCAGTCTCCTCAGTGTCCTGCTTGCAGGCACGTCTGTCCCAGAGGTTCCTGTgttctgggtgctgagggattCTGGACATGTTAAGTTCTTGCTCAGAATTCCTCACTGCCTGCTTCCTACATGGCCCTGTGTACTGCTCTTAGGAAAGGTCTGTCTGGATTAATTAATCCAACGTCTGGTCTTGGTCTTAGtaaagttcctcttaaacacaaggagaaactcctttggtgctgaggtgagggacccctggcccaggctgcccagggagggtggggaggctccttctccatttgctggggctggggaagagaagggtgAAGTCTGCAGTGGCAGGTGTCTGGCAGCCAGAGGAGCAAGGTAGGGCCAGAGAGATGCAGCTTCCTTCCCCAGCCGACCGCAGCGTGTGCTCCCTGCAGAGGAGGCCTGTGTGCGGACgccccttcagaagcagcagtCCCTTCCCCTGCGGCCCGTCATTCCACTCGTCGCCCGGATCTCCGACCAAAACGCCTCGGGGGCTCCCCCCATGACAGTGAGGGAGAAAACGCGCCTGGAGAAGTTCcggcagctcctctccagccacAACACAGACCTGGGTGAGTGTGGCACAACGGGGCTGCCTGTGGGTGGGAAGGGGAGCCGGGTCTCCTCCAAGGTGGCAAAAAGGACCACGTGCAGTTGCACCAAGTGGGTGGCTGTATGgatcagctgctgtgctggcacatGGGGATGTCCCCCACCAGGTCCCTGGCTGTTCCCAGTCTTCGTCCGTCTCACAGATGGTGGTTGTGATCACTAGGGGCTCTTGGGCTCTGAGAGCTGAGGTTCTGGCACACTGgagcctctgcagctgccagttCTGTGCCCAGGCTGAGCTGAGATGGTCTCTACTCCTGGTGCCCCAGACCTGCGTCCCTGGGCATTGCTGGTGTGGAACCTTCCTGGAGGCTCAGTGTCTCCAGAGCCTGCAGGAGCAGACTGGGCTTTCCTCTCCTTCTAGGTGTAGTGGTGCCTGGACGTGCCTAGGATCTAATCCATTGCCACCACTGTCCGTTTGCAGATGAGCTGAGGAAGTGCAGCTGGCCTGGTGTGCCCAGAGAGGTCCGGCCCGTGACGTGGCGTCTGCTCTCAGTGAGTACAGGGAGCTGTGGCTCAGGAGGAGTGGGGGGGGATGTGCTGGGCTCATGCTCCTACCtgcctgtgtcccctcaccaggtctgctcatgtgtgtgtgtgcacagcctTTGGGTGAGCTGTGGGGGGTTTTTGGTCAGGATGTGTAATTGCTACATCCTCTCTGAGCACAAAGCCCAGCCTGGTGCAGGGAATGTGTGATTCACTCTGTTTTGGGGAACTGACTCCTGTAAAGTCAGATTGCTCCAAGATCAGTGAAGGCATCAGGGGCTGGGAAAGCCAGATGCCAGGAGAGCactttccccagctcctgagccTGTGCCTGCTGCTTCCTGACTGGCAGGGTTTCGGGGGAGGGTGTGTGGTGAGGAGGAGACTGTGCCCTGACCCCGCTTTGCCTCTCAGGGTTATCTCCCCGCCAACACGGAGCGGCGGCAGCTGACCCTGCAGCGCAAGCGCCAGGAGTACTTCGGCTTCATCCAGCAGTACTACGACTCCCGCAACGAGGAGCACCACCAGGACACCTACAGACAGGTaccagcccctgccctgagcCCGTGCTCACACACCCTTTCTCCCTCTTGCAGCTGGGGAGGTGCTGGGACTGTCTCCATACCTCAGCTATGGAGACTGGACATAAAACTGTAGACGATTTTCTGAGGGCAGCTGTCATCTGTAAGCCCTCCCTGAGCTTGTCAGCAAGTCTCTCACCTGGGGGGACACTGAGGGCTGAATTCCTCTCTCCTAGCCTGTAGTGAGTTGTTATGCCCCTGGGAAGCACAGCTGGTGTGTGTAACCCCCCTCTCTTCCAGATCCACATCGACATTCCAAGGACCAACCCGCTCATCCCCCTCTTCCAGCAGCCGCTGGTCCAGGAGGTAAGGGGGCTTTGGGAAGGATGGCCTGCCTCATTCTGGGACCTGTGCACTGGGCTGTGTGGGAGATCAGTGGATCACACAGGAGTGTCTCCCAGGACTCGGCTGCTTGTCTcacccacactgctgcagaAGCGCCTGTCAGCGcatggtctctgctccctgagcCTAACAGTGAtgcctttctgcctttcctttGTGCATGGCTAACACAAGTACTTGCTTCCCCTAGATCTTTGAAAGAATCCTGTTTATCTGGGCCATTCGACACCCAGCCAGTGGCTACGTGCAGGGAATCAATGACCTGGTCACTCCCTTCTTTGTTGTGTTCCTCTCTGAGTATGTTGGTAAGTGACACTGGCTCTGTCAAGCGTGGAGCTGCGTCTCCACCACGGGGCTTCAGACAGTGGGAAGTGCTGGCGTCAGAAAAGCTTGCCACGCTGCAGGGGGTGATGTGTTCTTCCTCCagtggctgtgccaggctggagATGCATCTTGGCCTTTTGCTGTATCTTTGCTGCCCAGCTGAATTTACTTCAGAGTCAGGTCCTTCAGCCCTTTGCCTGGGCTGGAGCAGTAGGTCAGTGCATGGGCGCTGTGCTCTGTGCCAGGCAGGCCACTCGTGTCATGCTGTGAGCTTTGTAACACCTCTTGCCCTGCCTTGGCTTGATAAAGGCCCTGGATCTATCCTAtgagctgccctgtgcctgcCATCCTCCTGATGCTCTTCCCTCTCTGTTTGGCAGAGGAGGACGTGGAGAACTTTGACGTGACGAACCTGTCGCAGGATGTGTTGCAGAGCATCGAAGCCGATAGCTTCTGGTGCATGAGCAAGCTGCTGGATGGCATACAGGTGAGcctctggggctggggagcttTCTCTCCTCTTGCTGGGGTACCAGTGCAGTATTCTCCCTGTGTTTGGTTGAGGGCTCTGTGTGTCCTAGTGTTAGGGAGATTCTGCTGCTTCACTCGTACATCTGTGGGTAAAGTCCCGGGGCGGTGATGCTGTGGCTCTCCAGTGCTGTCCTGAGCAGGGGCCTCACAGCAGGTGGATGATCCTGCTGCTCAAGAGCTGTGTCTCCTTGGCTCATGATGTCTTCAGCTCCCTTTGGAGCTGTGGATCTGGGTTTGGTTGTTTCTGGCTGATGTTAGAACTGCCACTCCTGACCCCCAGACCCTCCCCACAGGATAACTACACCTTTGCACAGCCAGGGATCCAGAAGAAAGTCAAAGCTCTGGAGGAGCTGGTCAGCAGGATCGATGGTAGGTCACAAGGGGATCTGGGCAGGTCACAACAGCCAGAGGCCTCCTTTCCAGGGGAGGGGTCGACACCTGCCTACAACACATATGGAAGGAGGGCAGGATGGGGTCAGCCAAAGCCTCCTGGACACTGGGTTTTCCTGGCCAGGTAGCACAGGGTGAGATGTGGAGGTGTTTGGGCAAGCAAAGCCTTAGCCTGGAAGTGCCTGAAGGCTGTGCTCTGGGGCAGTGCTgtgtgtgggagctggggcaccGTGGCCCCTAGGTCTGTCAGTGAAATGTGCTGTTTCAGAGCAGGTACACAATCACTTTAGGAAGTACGAGGTCGAATACCTGCAGTTTGCCTTTCGCTGGATGAACAATCTGCTTATGAGGGAGCTGCCTCTGCGCTGCACCATCCGCCTCTGGGACACCTACCAGGtaccagcccctgccccaggcctgCCTGCTCCCACGGGGCACACTCCCTCTGCATGGGGGGACTGAGGTGTTGGGGCACCACCATCCAGCTGGGGAGATGAGGGGAACAAAGCAGTGCGGCCCTGGGATGTGAATAGTCGCTTGGGTGATGGGTGGTGGCCCAGGACATCTGCAGCCAGGGAAgttgtgctgcagctgagctgcaggagctgatgtGGAGTTCTGTTGCCCACAGTCAGAGCCAGAAGGATTCTCACACTTCCACCTGTATGTCTGTGCCGCCTTCTTGATCAAGTGGCGCAAGGAGATCCTGGATGAGGAAGACTTCCAAGTAAGTCCCTGAGGCTGGGGGTGAtgccctggggagggaggggaggggttgctCTGGCTGGGAGCCCACTGTGGGCACAGCCTACCATCACCCCAAAGCTGGCTCCAAGCTCATCCAGTCTCAGGATCTTTGCCCAAAAGTAACGGCTGAGCCCCATCACTCAGGACAGAGCTGAGCTGTTGGAGGGGTCAGACATCAAATGCAAACTCTCCCTGGGCTGGAGCTCTGACGACAGAAAGTTCCTTCCTGTTTGCATTCTAGTGTCTAGCTGTACCACTGTGGTAACACCCTTTATCTCAAGGGGTTTGGGTGCATCTGAGGTGCTCTCATAATTTGGGTCTATGCACGAGCACATCTTACTGTCCCTGAGCCTTCCAAAGGCCGTGAGTGTGGAGCAATTACTGAGTGCTGCTGGGTCTGAGCCTGCTCTGGAGCTGTACTGTGCCTTTGCCCCAAACTAAGCACCTTCCCCTCTTTCAGGGCCTTCTCATGTTGTTACAAAACCTGCCCACGATACACTGGGGGAACGAGGAGATCGGCCTCCTGCTGGCAGAAGCCTACAGACTCAAGTACATGTTTGCAGATGCTCCCAACCATTACCGCCGATAGGGACCAggcccctcccctgcccccgcccacccccgccccgggcccgaTCCGATCACTGTGGCATTCCCGTCGTCCCGAGGCCTCGGACACTCcggctgggagctgctcctcaCTCTACAAAGCTCACATCCAGCTCTTGTCTTAACTCTGAACGTGTGCCTGTGCCACTCCGTGCTCCTGGACGTGCCGCTCCAGCCACCGGCAGCTGGCTCGAGCCAGGGAGAGACTCgaaggggctgggggaggacgTGGGGGGCAGCTTTACAGAGACACTGAGCCGAGGGTGAAGCCCTCCTGTCCTCTccactccctgccctgggcttgTCTGCCTGACACCACCTTGGCTTTGCTGCCTCGTGTTAACCTGCCGCCACGTGCGCCGCCCCTTCGCTCCCTTCTCACACCGTTCACTCCAGCTCCTGGATGAAAATGCCTTATGGGAGACCCTCCTGGCTGGAAAATGCTGCTGCCTGAGGGTGCCAGGGCGGGATGTTTCTCTCAGGGCCTGGCTTTGCTCCAAGGGTCCGGAGACCCCAAGCACTCGGTGGGTTTGCAGGAGAGCCCCTCGCACCCGCCCTCTGTGCCGGGCTCCTGCCCACCCCTGTCGCTGGGCAGCGGGGCTGGCACGGCAGGGGCACGGCTGGCAGTGATGCCAGCGGCCTGCCAGGACTCTGGGCGACTGATGTGCTGTGGGTACAGCCCCCTCTGGCACGGGGGGCTGCCAGGGGAGCAGCATCTCCCAAACCTCCCTTGCGAAGCCCCCGCTCCCCCGAGGCGTTCTGTGTATATTGTGTTCTTGTGTATATGGGTCAGATGTACAATAGATGGCTCTGTTTGTAGCAGACAatgattttatatttataaTGTGCACCCTTTGTTCCCCCATCCCCTGGGTGCAGCTCCTGGGGGCTTTGGGCCCTTCCCCAGCTGGAGGCAGTTCCAGAGCCGTGAGTAGTTCCACCCCAGCGTGGTTTTGGAGGTGCCAGGAAGAGGGGTGATGGAAATATCTCTCGAGGCTTCCCCTGCAGAGGATTTTGGTGTGTGAGggagccagcagctcccagcaggaggcaggggagagCCGTGAGCAGGAGACGGGCTCCAGGCTGGGTGGCgctgcagggcagagcctgcagcagtggctgttcctggcagtgcctgggggCTCTCCCAGGGGGTCTGCCAGGACAGGGCTGGGCTTGCTGCCCTCTGCTTTTAAATCAGATGTTTTAAGGGGCTGATCTTTTCCTCACAGGCAGGGGCTGTCTGTGttgtgcccagggctgtgtgtggggcagggtcCTGTCCCCTGCAGAGCGCTGGGTTCCCActccccatcctgctcccaGCAGGCATCGGCAGCAGGTGCTGGGGCCCAGGCCAAGCATGTCAAAGGCAGAGCCTTGTTGCCAATAAAACTCTAAACAGTGTCTCAAGAACCTGCTTTCCTGACCTGGAgttgtttttgctcagggatgtgggtttttacttcatttttggTTGTGCCTTTTGTTGTTGTCTCTGACAGACAGGGTTGGAAGCCCTCAGTGCCACATGGCAAGGaaacaaacccccaaacaaacacCTGAACTGTGTTgtctggcagctgtttgcagtggagctggggctggtgagTCCTTGTTTGGCCTCAGGAGCAGCTTTGGGCAGGTCACTACCCCCTCCTGTGCAATGAGGGGTAGGTTTGTGCTGAGGGACTCGGTGTGGTCAGAGCAGCTGATGACATCTATGTGCCACGTTCTTGAGCCCACCTGTAAGTGGCTTTTTCTCCCAGGTGCCCACACTGTTGGCATGCCCATGTCACCAAGCACTCGTGATCCTCCTCCTGAGGGAATTCCAGTCTAGTCTGGGGAATCTTTGCCCAGGGGTCTGCAGGATTATAAAGTCTCTGTCAGGTGTTggtgaggagcctccacaccctccctgggcagcctgggccagggctccctcccctcagcaccaaaggacttcctcctccagcacttggagcaggcacagggcagcagaggaggctgGGCCCTATGAAAGCCCCTGTGCCTCAGCTTTGCAGTTGCTGTCAGTACAAGAGgtgcctggctgcagccacagGAGCAGATGACAGAAAAAGGAAGCTGGAAGCTGAGGCCAAGAGAGGAGATGCACAGCAAGCACAGGAAGTGTGAACTGCTCTTACCCAAGCAGTGCCAGCAGTCACCAGGGCAAAGATGTTTCCCACTCTGGCTCCAAGtgccagctgcctgctccttccCAGGGCAGTAACTCTTTTCTCTTACAGCAGCCCAGCAAACATCCCAGCTGTGCCCttcacatccctctgctgggaTTTCTCTCCTGCACCCAAAGGTGTCCTGCACCATGTTTGATCAGAAAACCAGCACAGCCACCCTCAGGTGCAGCCTGGGACTGGCTGTAGACAGCTCTGTTTTCAGTCATTCCATGCTGAGGCCCTTGGGCAGGGAGCAAGAAGCACTTAGACCAGtttaaaggaaacagaagttgTCCAACTCCTCTGGAATGAAGAAGAATGAAGTCACATTTATTTCTGGCTCTGCCCCCTCTCAGGTTTGATTTCACTTCCCTGGCCTCAGTTTTGGCACACAGCTGGGTGGAAGAGCCTTAGGGTTCAGCTTCTGGGAAACCCAGCA of Colius striatus isolate bColStr4 chromosome 22, bColStr4.1.hap1, whole genome shotgun sequence contains these proteins:
- the TBC1D22B gene encoding TBC1 domain family member 22B isoform X1 — translated: MAAESSRQFWKRSAKLPGSIQPVYGAQHPPLDPRLTKNFIKDRSKANALPLKSKKASSFHEFARNTSDAWDIGDDEDEDFSSSSSSLQTLNSKVAKATAAQVLENHSKLRVKPERAPAALSSMPTNCKVIKSSSEAQLSRTSEEACVRTPLQKQQSLPLRPVIPLVARISDQNASGAPPMTVREKTRLEKFRQLLSSHNTDLDELRKCSWPGVPREVRPVTWRLLSGYLPANTERRQLTLQRKRQEYFGFIQQYYDSRNEEHHQDTYRQIHIDIPRTNPLIPLFQQPLVQEIFERILFIWAIRHPASGYVQGINDLVTPFFVVFLSEYVEEDVENFDVTNLSQDVLQSIEADSFWCMSKLLDGIQDNYTFAQPGIQKKVKALEELVSRIDEQVHNHFRKYEVEYLQFAFRWMNNLLMRELPLRCTIRLWDTYQSEPEGFSHFHLYVCAAFLIKWRKEILDEEDFQGLLMLLQNLPTIHWGNEEIGLLLAEAYRLKYMFADAPNHYRR
- the TBC1D22B gene encoding TBC1 domain family member 22B isoform X2; its protein translation is MAAESSRQFWKRSAKLPGSIQPVYGAQHPPLDPRLTKNFIKDRSKANALPLKSKKASSFHEFARNTSDAWDIGDDEDEDFSSSSSSLQTLNSKVAKATAAQVLENHSKLRVKPERAPAALSSMPTNCKVIKSSSEAQLSRTSEEACVRTPLQKQQSLPLRPVIPLVARISDQNASGAPPMTVREKTRLEKFRQLLSSHNTDLDELRKCSWPGVPREVRPVTWRLLSGYLPANTERRQLTLQRKRQEYFGFIQQYYDSRNEEHHQDTYRQIHIDIPRTNPLIPLFQQPLVQEIFERILFIWAIRHPASGYVQGINDLVTPFFVVFLSEYVEEDVENFDVTNLSQDVLQSIEADSFWCMSKLLDGIQVHNHFRKYEVEYLQFAFRWMNNLLMRELPLRCTIRLWDTYQSEPEGFSHFHLYVCAAFLIKWRKEILDEEDFQGLLMLLQNLPTIHWGNEEIGLLLAEAYRLKYMFADAPNHYRR